The following coding sequences lie in one Peribacillus frigoritolerans genomic window:
- a CDS encoding DNA topology modulation protein — protein MKKIVIIGSGGSGKSTLAKQLGEKSKRNVYHLDALFWKPNWIGVPRDEQRRVQKELVKEEEWIIDGNYGGTMEIRLNAADTIIFLDIPRTICVFRAFKRMLQYRNKTRPDMGEGCEERFSFEFFKWIWEYPKTKRPKILERLDQLSKDKEVIILKSPKEVQYFLEKVQ, from the coding sequence GTGAAAAAAATTGTCATTATTGGTTCGGGGGGTTCTGGAAAATCCACTTTGGCAAAGCAGTTAGGCGAAAAGTCAAAAAGAAATGTTTATCATCTTGATGCATTATTCTGGAAACCTAATTGGATAGGTGTTCCAAGAGATGAACAAAGAAGAGTTCAAAAAGAATTAGTTAAAGAAGAAGAATGGATAATTGATGGGAACTATGGTGGGACAATGGAGATAAGACTTAATGCAGCAGATACAATAATCTTTCTCGATATTCCGAGAACAATTTGCGTCTTTCGTGCATTTAAAAGAATGCTTCAATATCGAAATAAAACAAGACCAGATATGGGAGAGGGTTGCGAAGAAAGGTTTTCCTTTGAGTTTTTTAAATGGATATGGGAATATCCCAAGACGAAAAGACCTAAAATTTTAGAGAGACTTGATCAGTTGTCTAAAGATAAAGAAGTTATTATCTTAAAATCACCAAAAGAAGTTCAATATTTTTTGGAAAAAGTGCAATAA
- a CDS encoding GNAT family N-acetyltransferase, producing MFPILETERLILREIKKEDAEGIFACFSNNNVTRYYGQETLRSIEQAEKFVDFFSKNYDEQRGIRWGIERKETKGIIGTIGFNAWLPKHKRAEIGYEIHPEQWRKGYTSEAIAKVLSYGFDVMDLTRIGAVVFIDNEASNNLLIKIGFQKEGVLKKYMYQNGEAHDTYVYSLLESNN from the coding sequence ATGTTTCCAATATTAGAGACAGAAAGACTAATACTAAGAGAAATAAAAAAAGAGGATGCAGAAGGTATTTTCGCTTGTTTTTCTAACAACAATGTAACACGTTATTATGGGCAAGAAACATTACGGAGTATAGAACAAGCAGAGAAGTTCGTTGATTTCTTTTCAAAAAACTACGATGAACAAAGAGGCATACGCTGGGGGATTGAAAGAAAAGAGACCAAAGGTATAATTGGAACAATTGGCTTTAATGCTTGGTTGCCTAAACATAAAAGAGCAGAAATAGGGTATGAAATCCATCCAGAGCAGTGGAGAAAAGGATATACTTCAGAAGCAATAGCTAAAGTTCTTTCATATGGCTTTGATGTTATGGATTTAACTCGTATAGGTGCTGTTGTATTTATTGACAATGAAGCATCTAATAATTTACTAATTAAAATTGGTTTTCAAAAAGAGGGAGTTTTGAAGAAATATATGTATCAAAATGGTGAAGCACACGATACCTATGTCTATTCATTACTCGAAAGTAATAATTAA
- a CDS encoding aminoglycoside phosphotransferase family protein — MDEIIKTLRDRIKFLKNATKIEKLSKGYSPDKKYVVYVDDNKFLLRVYDMVGHEKKKAEFQILNKMKQYNVQSSQPIDIGIIEALNAGYNIYSYIDGIDAKEAIHTLKEEEQYKIGMEAGIQLSRMHLYEAPSTVKNWYERAMDKHYRYLNAYKSCGIKIKNEEKIIDFIEKNKHHVKYRSNHLQHDDFHLENIIVNDKQYAGVIDFNNFDWGDPYHDFVKVALFQRELSVPFSIGQIEGYFVGSVPEDFWMLYSIYTGMVIFSSVVWSLRFAPDNLDAMITRLYVVLEDHKDFELLKPTWYEPNKLLN; from the coding sequence ATGGATGAAATTATAAAAACTCTTCGAGACAGAATAAAGTTTTTAAAAAACGCCACTAAAATTGAAAAACTATCAAAAGGGTACTCTCCCGATAAAAAATATGTGGTTTATGTTGATGATAACAAATTTTTGTTACGGGTATATGATATGGTGGGGCATGAAAAGAAGAAGGCAGAGTTTCAAATATTGAACAAAATGAAACAGTATAATGTTCAATCATCACAACCGATTGATATAGGTATTATTGAAGCGTTAAACGCCGGTTATAATATTTACTCTTATATCGATGGTATAGATGCAAAAGAGGCAATACATACACTTAAAGAAGAAGAACAATATAAAATTGGAATGGAAGCAGGTATACAACTATCGAGGATGCATTTATATGAAGCTCCTTCAACAGTTAAAAACTGGTATGAACGAGCGATGGATAAGCATTATAGATATCTAAATGCTTACAAATCTTGTGGAATAAAGATTAAAAATGAAGAAAAGATTATTGATTTTATTGAAAAGAATAAACATCATGTAAAATATCGTTCCAATCACTTGCAGCATGATGATTTTCATCTGGAGAATATTATTGTGAATGATAAGCAGTATGCTGGTGTAATTGATTTTAATAATTTTGATTGGGGGGACCCATATCATGACTTTGTAAAAGTAGCATTATTTCAAAGGGAATTAAGCGTTCCATTTTCAATTGGACAAATTGAAGGATATTTTGTTGGTAGTGTTCCTGAAGATTTTTGGATGCTTTATTCTATCTATACGGGAATGGTTATCTTTTCATCAGTTGTATGGTCTTTACGATTTGCACCAGACAATTTAGATGCAATGATAACACGATTATACGTTGTGTTGGAAGACCACAAAGATTTTGAATTACTAAAACCTACATGGTATGAACCAAATAAGTTATTAAACTAA
- a CDS encoding histidine phosphatase family protein: MKKIYVVRHCEAQGQSSEARLTKKGLKQAKYLSEFFSNTKIDRIISSPFLRAIQSAEPISKKKNLKIEIDERLSERTLSTTDLPDWFEKLKATFNDMELKFEGGESSQEAMNRIVNVVGEVFKSETENTIIVTHGNLMSLLLKNYNNNFDFECWKNLSNPDVFQLTFTKNDVNMERIWQEETIINI; the protein is encoded by the coding sequence ATAAAAAAGATTTATGTTGTTAGACATTGTGAAGCACAGGGCCAATCTTCTGAAGCACGATTAACAAAAAAAGGATTGAAACAAGCGAAATATTTATCTGAATTTTTCTCCAATACTAAAATTGACCGAATCATATCAAGTCCATTTTTACGTGCTATTCAATCAGCAGAACCAATAAGTAAGAAAAAAAACTTGAAAATAGAGATTGATGAACGTTTGTCAGAACGCACACTAAGTACAACGGACTTACCTGACTGGTTTGAAAAACTTAAAGCAACGTTCAATGATATGGAGTTGAAATTTGAAGGAGGAGAGTCGAGTCAAGAAGCAATGAACCGAATAGTAAACGTTGTAGGTGAAGTGTTTAAAAGTGAAACTGAAAACACAATAATCGTTACTCACGGAAATTTAATGTCTTTACTGCTAAAGAATTATAATAATAACTTTGATTTTGAATGTTGGAAGAATCTTAGTAATCCTGACGTCTTTCAATTAACTTTTACAAAAAATGATGTAAATATGGAACGTATATGGCAAGAAGAAACAATAATAAATATTTGA